The following nucleotide sequence is from Chelonia mydas isolate rCheMyd1 chromosome 5, rCheMyd1.pri.v2, whole genome shotgun sequence.
GCAAGTACCAGCTTCCCTCAAATGAGTGGCTGTTAAGCCTTTGTGCAAGAAACCATCTCTTGCACTGGTGATCTTACCAATTTGTGCCCTGGCTCTGATCCTCCCTTTTTGAAAAAGGTTGAAAAGATGGAGAAGTAATTTCAGTAAGTGTGCACAGGATGCAAGTTATTGAAAGTTTGTCTACTTATCAATATTATATGAATCCACCATATCTTGAACCACTATCTAGCATTCTTCCTGATTCAGCGTGACATTCAAATAGCGATTAGGAATTAGCAAAATCTGTCAATTTTATATCACAGCATTTTATTTCCAGGAAACAAGTCATtcactttgcttttattaaaaaaatacaaaagcatttCTAAATGCAGCAAAATATTAATATGGTACATATGTATAGGTTTGTTATCATTAAAGGCAACTAGCTTCCCAATTGTGACAAGCtataatgtttcattttattaaaaaaaatcaataaaattctTTGGAATTTTTTCTTCTCCAAAACAAATACTCCAATGCTCTTTTtccttaaaaatgaaataaataagtgCTTTTGATCTGGAAGGCAGTGGTGAATGGATGGGTTTGGGGAGAACACATAAAAGAACAAATTTCAATAGCAAGGGTTGTAttagtcaatttttttaaaaaattcaaaagaagTTAAAATCAAAATGACGCTGCCCAAGTACTGAAGTGATTTATGTTGGGTTCTATGCTAACTTACGAGTACAACACAAGCACACGGCTATGGAAAATGCGCCAAGATCATCCCTGATGAAATTCCAGGGAATTCAAGTTACAGCAGGCTTCAGTCTAGTTGAGGATGAGCAATTTCACAATTTACTGCTATTGAGAAGTCAGTTTCAATTTTCACTCTCCACTTGTAGTCTcacaaaaagttttatttttttaaatcatttgaacAAACCACTGTCTAACACAAGCCAGCATTCAGACATTCACCACCTGTAATTGCTTCATCCATGCTCAGAGCAAACCATGGCCAAAAACTGGTGGATTAACATACTGCTACTGTCTCAGATTTCCCGCACTGCTTGTGTTTGCAATTATTCTGACAATCGTGACAGAATACTCAAGGGGCTGTTTGGTGAGCATTCCAAGTTTGCTGTGGACAAGtgtgcacatcacaaaaccaccaccatcACAGCACCCTTCTCAGCCTCAGCACCGAGGCCAACGATTAAGCTACCTTTTCACTTTTACAGATGGTCCATCCAGGTCAAGAGTGAGAAACATTTGCAAAGTAATACGGGGGGGAGCTTCATTGTAGCTGCTTGTTCTGCTCCTTTCTGTTGATAAACAGGGTGTCCATTTTCTGGGCTATCAATCTGGTAACTTTCaagttttttaatgaaatattttatcattCTGAATGTCCATAAATGAAATGCACAGTCCATATCATACAGCTATAGTTCTGATTCAGTAATGTCCTCATCAGGGCAACAGTAGTACTCCACAAAACAGATTTGTCCATCTTCATTCCTAATCATGTACTGCAGTGAAAGGAATCCCCGATTATCTGTCCGAATAGACACTTTACAAGATAAAGCTAGTGCCTTCGTAGATGGTTTGAGCAAAGAGATCTTGTACCTGCAGGTaaagaaaagccattttaaagTATATAAAATGTAACAGTGACTGAAACCTTATTCTCAAGTAATGGACCAAAACTGACAAAACCAATTAGCAACATAGCCAACCACAGTAGTGCTTTTACAGTACTTTTCCCTGTTACTGCATCAACAGTGTGCACGTTATACTCTAGTTCTTATTACTGAACTTTTAACCAGAGGAACAACTTCTGTCAAAGGGAAATTTTTAAATACTACCCTGTTCTAGGGAAAGTCAGGCATTTCAGTAGCTGACGAAACCACTTTTTCAGCTTCTTGGTCAGAATGTGTCATCAGACTACTACGGTCACTGTCCTGATCACTGACCTGTTTGTCTGGGTCTGGTTGCAATGAAATGCTTCCATCAAATCAGAGTCTTTGGGATAGTCAAGATGAGCACTTCCTGCATTGCCAAAGGTGGATAATCTAAAAGACATCATGCACCaactcagcaaagcatttgataTTGGCACTATCAAATTTGAAAAGTGGAAACAACAAAGTAATGTTATACATCAAGACAATTCTCAAAGCAGAAGATTTCAACACACTACCGACTCTGCATGAGACACAAGGTAGCACAGCCAGCATTTAATTAGAACGAATGAATCACAAGCGTAAGATGTTGTGGCACTCCAAACTCAGAGTTCCCCTAATAGCACCTGATTGTGGTTTCAAAGAAAGCTGACTTACGCTAATGAAAGACTGTGACCCCTAGGTGCTAATGGCATACAATAATCAATCTGCTGCCACACCAGAAACTGAAAGAAACCTGCTCTGCAGCACCTAGTTGTGGAGCTGCCATGAATGTGGAAAGCTCATGAGTTCCCCTATGTGCTAGCTACAGCATACAATTCCTGATTTTTCAGCCTAACCCAGGCCATGCAGACCTTGGAACTTAATTCTTCATAACCAAAAATACTAAATGAATGCATTCAAAACACAGCCTGGAATTTGTTTACAAAATACAAGATAAAAGGAGTTGTATCTGCTTATGCTAAGGCTGAAGCTGGCCCCAAGGCTGGCCCATAACCTTAAAATGATGATGTATTCTATTGCCAAAAGCCTCAGGTTGAAAATTTTGGAATGTTGTGAAATAAGGAATGAACGGTTGCCTGGTACCGTGTCTGAATAATTAGTCTTCATATGTGATGCAGCAACCATTATAACAGAAGGCACATTTAAACAGATATGGTGCAGATCTGCACAATGTTGAATAAGCAGCAACAATAATTCCAAACATCGAAGAACAACTAAGTTGCTAAAcatgaacctttgaaatggacaTGTAGTTTCTGATACCTGAAATAAGGCTTGTCTGGAGACATGGTGATCTGCAGGACCTCACTGGTCATATCTAATTCAGCAAATGCTTCTCGTAACCCTTCTGACTGCAGGATAATTTTATTAACCACATTTGTACTGCAGAAATCAAAATCTAGTGTCTCTTCAGGTTCTTCAGTGTTAATTTTACATACAGTTACCACACCTCCTTCTTCTAGAAATAGGGTCAAGGGGTAGCCATAACCATGGTAACACATTCGAAGCGCTGTTGAAGTACCTGAAATGATGAAAATATTAGCACTCTAAGAGCTAGATGGTGTAACCtttggagacctggattctagccATGCTTAGATCACAGATTAAATTAGTTTGATGCTCAGTCTAGTCTCAGACCTTTACTGAATTCTGTCTCAATCACAAAATCGTCTCACAATTTAGGACAGTCTCTTTTCAAAAAGGCCCAGGATAGGAATAGCCAGGATATTAGAGTTCATACAAATGTGCAATGGCAGAATTGTCTGAGAAAGCTTACACTGTATCTATCTGCAATGTGTGTGACTAGTCTACTCTAATTCATAAGTATCACCTAAGAAAACATATCTGGAAGAACTGTTTTCAAGCAGGAAGATAGTTCAACTTCTAATACGTAAAATCAAAGATAAGAACGGGATGTTTGACAAAAGAATATTAATAATTCACAGTTCATATAAATAGTGCAATATTTAACTTTGAAATAGTAGTTGagggaaaaaaaggcatttttttaagTGATCCACTGGAAAACTAACTGCATATGAAATAATACAGAGCATCCTGAATTATACAAACAACACAACAAGATGTGAGGCTATACAAAATACCTTATGGGCATATGGTGCACCCAAGACATAAGGCGAAAAGCAAGGGCCTTTTTACTAACTGAGGAATGTGATTAGAGAAAGGAGAATCATGTGCTTAAGGCACTGGAATTCTACTCAGGATATCTTGGtttagttcccagctctgccacagacatcctgtgcAAACTTGGACAAGtaacagtctctctctttcagttccccatctgtaaaatggggataatacttagaAATGTtgtgaagatcaattaattgtttTTGAGGTGATCAGATGTATAATGTATAATGTAACGGAGGCCAaagaagtacagtagaacctcagagttacgaacacctctgTTTGTAACaatgaacaaaacgttatggttctttcaaaagtttataactgaacattgatttgATACAGCATTGAACCTTTACTATACAGAAGACAAATGCTGCGTTCCCtttattattttagtaatttacatttaacacagtactgtactatatttgctgctttttttccccatctctgctgctgctgcctgattgcatacttgcagttccaaataaggtgtgtgtggttgactgatcagtttgtAACTATGAGGTTCTACCGTACCTAGAAAGAGTGTACAGCCATTACCGACTTATATGAATGTTTTATAACAGTTTAGGATAGCTGAAGTCTAATGGATTAATCACAAGACTGGGCTTCAGAGTTCCTGTCTAAAGTCTGTCACTGACTCACAGGGTGAGCTTAAAATGGGTCACTTAACCTGTCTGCTTACCTATCTTTATAATAGCTGTTTGAAAGCTACAGAGAGAAAGGACCATAAACACCAAGTATGTGGTTGGTTCGATAAATAAAAGTCAACTTGCACCACTAATGGATTTCCTTCTACTTGCAACAACTGGCCCCTCTATGGGGTTGTCTATACTTACAGCTAGATCAGCACTGCTGAGATCAATGCAGCagtgtcaatttagtgggtctagtgaagacctgcttaatcaatggcagagcgctctccagtcagCTCTAGTATTTCAcctctccgagaagagtaagaGAAGTTGACAGTTTCCCCTTGACACAGCATGCTGTAGACACCGTGgcaagtcgacctaagctatgtcgactctgAGTAGCGTAACTTGAGTCGACTTATTACAGTAGTTATAGACAAGGACTAGGCCTTAACATTTCCTAGATCTGTGTATAATCACAAGATTCCTCTACCATTTCTCTTACAAATCTTACATTTATGAACACATTTTGTCTTCCAAACTTGAAACTTCTCATTGGGTACCTTTCACTGCTCCTTTACTTATAACTGTGTCCACTGCCACCTCTTCTGTCACAGTGTCTGGATTCAGTTGAGTACCTACCCCCCTGGTCACTCAAGCAATTATCATAGCATACAGTTGCAGCAACTTAAGAAGCTAGCATGTGGCCTAATCAATCAACGGTAGCTGCTCTTCACGGGGGGTGTCTTAGTATGGGAAAGATCACTTTGAGAAGTGGCTAGAAGCACAGGTTTCATGCTTATGATTACTGAGGGCATCAGATCAGGACATGCACGCACAATACCTGGCAAAGAATTTGTACCAAAAATGGTCAAGCAGTCTAAAAGAACAGCCAAATTGATTCGAAACATCACCGACTCTTCTTGTATAATAAATTCTTGAAAAATCCCTgcctgtaaaaacaaacaaaaaaagataaaaagtgTGTATGGaagaaatacatttgttttcctttctgcagTAGCAGTGATTTAACAATCATCTCTATAAATCCATAATTTTCACCTTCAGAGCGCAACACGATACAAAATAAGAGCCAAATAAGTGGCACATGAGAGCATATAGTCAGGATCCTTTAAAAATTAACACAATTTAGACAAAGGAAAACCACATAAATGACATTTGAGCGGTGGCCTTTTACGGTTTAATAAGAAGCTATAAATGTTAAAGCATAAAGATCTCCCAGCCAATCAGCAAATGTTCAATGTGCTGTGCAACTTCAATAAAACCAAGACTTGTCATTTATTTCCAGTACACCCAGTGTGATCATTGCTTCCAAAAACAGAAGGCAGCACAATttctgccctgaggagctcacaatctaaagacAGTCAAGTAAGCAAACAGCAGCAGGTGGAAGGGAACACATTAAACAAAACATGGTTTCTTAAAATTCAAAGAAATAAAACTAAACAAGGACGTCAAAATATAAGACTAGAGAAAGAGGctaattttctctctctgcccccttcttTCCCGTTCTTATTTTGTTCTTCTTTATTCTCCCTCCACTTTATTTTAGGGGGGGAGAAATCAATGaaataatgaaatgaaaaattactAGAGATAGCAGAAAAGAGTAACATAGGGTCAACGGTAATCATACTAAACACATgttggaaaaaaaatgatttacAGTGATATTCAGAGGTGAGGAGAGATGCAATGAGGTGATGTTAAGGGGAGTGAACTCAGTCCCGGAGGGCTCACCACAGTAATTGCTTGATGACCTAAGACACAAACCTGAACTCCCTAAAAAGTGGATAGAATCTGAATGCAGAACACTTTGAGATCATGAAATGGAAGATGatgtataaaataaattattagtaCTATTATCTGAGAGATGATCAACAAgatatttcaaaaggaaaaataatgaacTCTTTCACTGACGATGGAGAGGAAATGTTTACGGTCAAGCAAGAGGGTATAACTGGAAGTAATGGGATGGAATTAGGGAAAGGGAAATAAGGCTGAATATTAGTAAAAAGCTTCCCAAGAGTGAGCTCTGTTCAACTGTAGAACTGTCTTCCATTAGGGAAGTGGTGGGATCTTTATCATGAGTcatctataaatacatcagacaaagcagtggagaatataCCCATAGTGAACAATCCTACACTGGCCTCAGAGGATGCACTGAATGACCTACAAGGTCTTTCCCTATCTCTAAATTTAATATCCAGTAGTATTGCAGGGCACTCGCTGGATCAGATTCTCCACCTTATGCCTATGATTTTGACAATTCCGCTCCATCCACTAAGATAAACTGCATGCACTTCCTTATTCTCTCCAACAGTCCTTCAATCACATACTTGGTTTCCATTCTTAGGTACTTCTAGTCTCTctaatacttccctgcctcattTAATGCTCTCATATCTCACAGTGACTTCATACTATGTGCTTATACAAGACTCAATGTGAAAATAATGGTGATCCTCTTACATGCTATAGTACCAATAAAACAGGAAAACAATTCCCTCTCTGCTACATCAAGAATTTAACTCCAGCATTTCTGAATATTGTCAACATCTGCACTTTTGAAAGCCTAGAACTGAAATATCTAACACCTTGGACCCACTGGTCTCATCTTGTTTTTTATTTGACTGGATTATGTCCATTGGGAAAGCCATTGACAAAtgcaagagaaagggaaaaactgCTATTTTAAACATGTGAAAGACTGATCACAGATGTACTGATGGTCTGATGATGTGCTAGGCTCCTTACCTGAATAAAGGCATTTGCCTGCAGACACTTTGCATTTTCCACTGTAACCTTGATTCCATTTGTAGTTGCAAAACATGTTGCATGGTCTTTAAAATGAATGGCTTTTAGGATATTTGAGAGGTTTCTGACATTGTCGAGACTGGCGACTAAAACATACTGATTATCACCAGTTTCAGGTTGAGTGGAGAGGGGCATTATCTAGTTTGCATTCACCACTCCCGTCTTTCCTGTGACTGTATAAGATGTAGTTTCAAAGAGAACCTAAAAAGAGGCAACATACTTGTGTTAATGTGAATTGCTCTTTATGGATgaaacatgggggaaaaaaagcttcatAAAGCTGTGATGATGTACTGGCAGCAATGCTTTGgtataattaaatatttcatgAATAGACGAGGAATATATACAAAGAATCCAAAAAAATTATAGATATTTCTACTACCTGAGAGAGATGTTGAGGTCCAATACTATTAAAATAGCAAAGTAACAAGATGCACAAGTATATTCCTATATCTGTGTACCACGGACCCCTGCCGGATAGACCATGAGACCAGttcattttatttatacacacacacacacacatttccctcTATTTGAGCTTTAGCTCACAAAGTAGAGGCCTGTGTTTTTGAAAATGCAAGAAAAGACAGCTGATATTTCATCCTTCTACTCTCCCCTCGTTCTATCCAGCTTGCAAGGAAATATATTTACATCTTTACTGCTTTAAGTAGCATCTCCCTTTTTGTACAGGGTCATATTATAGGCAAACTGCAAAACAAACTAATACAGAAGTTGTATCCACGTGCTTTATTGATGCTTTAGGCTGCTAAATACTGTACAGATTAATAGGCTTTTTTATTACATGACAAAGATCAGGTCCCAACTTGCCTTGTTCTTCTGGAGGACGCTTTGGAAGACTACACACTTCCCACACTAGGGGGAATGCTGAGTTGCAGCTTTCCCATTCCCAGGTGTCTTCTCCATGGGAAGAATGCTGAGTGTCACCTACGATTTCAGCCTAGTGCGATGCTCCTATCCTACTCCAATTCTCCAGTCATCCAGGAAAAAAGTCAGATCTGGTATTTctattgtaaacaaacaaaaacagaaagatgACATTACATCCATCTTCATATACACTTCATaaagaaataaagtccacaatcATATTTTTCCTTTCAATAGCAGATGGGCACTACTGACATTATGAGCACATGTACAG
It contains:
- the RAD1 gene encoding cell cycle checkpoint protein RAD1 is translated as MPLSTQPETGDNQYVLVASLDNVRNLSNILKAIHFKDHATCFATTNGIKVTVENAKCLQANAFIQAGIFQEFIIQEESVMFRINLAVLLDCLTIFGTNSLPGTSTALRMCYHGYGYPLTLFLEEGGVVTVCKINTEEPEETLDFDFCSTNVVNKIILQSEGLREAFAELDMTSEVLQITMSPDKPYFRLSTFGNAGSAHLDYPKDSDLMEAFHCNQTQTNRYKISLLKPSTKALALSCKVSIRTDNRGFLSLQYMIRNEDGQICFVEYYCCPDEDITESEL